A single Drosophila ananassae strain 14024-0371.13 chromosome 3L, ASM1763931v2, whole genome shotgun sequence DNA region contains:
- the LOC6494423 gene encoding uncharacterized protein LOC6494423, producing MNSTDFLTLCKSLFDNSLSLLCSGMVPEHLSRKYQYKLLRAHDPYSIFYIKANPGTYLVAFQSLEMPDCQNVTMLDLNNIQCQNQYNEQRDLHFGYSYRMCFNYSMNLTDELSQNCGARSYEYNQQSGYYFANEDNSMDINFLSNGGVLVGSPALFLYLVVSLLMVLILLWSDLRMQDTWKGLKILHSHGLDFIGAPFNAPCDVSIKM from the exons ATGAACAGTACCGACTTCTTGACGCTGTGTAAGTCCCTGTTCGACAACTCCCTGAGCCTACTCTGCTCGGGGATGGTGCCGGAGCACCTGAGCAGGAAGTACCAATACAAGCTGTTGCGGGCCCACGATCCGTACAGTATTTTCTACATAAAGGCTAACCCGGGCACCTACTTGGTGGCCTTCCAGAGCCTGGAGATGCCGGACTGCCAGAACGTCACCATGCTGGACCTGAACAACATTCAGTGCCAGAACCAGTACAACGAACAGAGGGATCTGCACTTCGGCTACAGCTACCGCATGTGCTTCAATTACTCCATGAACCTGACCGACGAACTGAGCCAGAATTGTGGGGCCAGGAGCTACGAGTACAACCAGCAATCGGGGTACTACTTTGCCAACGAGGACAACAGCATGGACATCAATTTCCTGTCGAATGGTGGTGTGTTGGTGGGCTCTCCGGCCTTGTTTCTGTACCTGGTGGTTTCTCTCCTGATGGTCCTTATTCTGCTGTGGAGCGACCTTAGAATGCAAGACACCTGGAAGGGATTGAAGATTCTGCACTCG CATGGTCTCGATTTCATCGGCGCCCCTTTTAATGCTCCATGTGATGTATCCATCAAGATGTGA
- the LOC6496168 gene encoding proteasome subunit beta type-6 yields the protein MDSGLDFTDTPVSTGTTIMAVEFDGGVVIGADSRTSSGAYVANRVTDKLTRITDKIYCCRSGSAADTQAIADIVAYSLNYYENQTNKDALVHEAASEFRNFCYNYRDSLLAGIIVAGYDEERGGQVYSIPLGGMLTREACTIGGSGSSFIYGFVREHYRQNMSKEECVDFVKKAVQHAIYHDGSSGGVVRIGIITKDGIERRLFYNTESGDPQVAGTASFIAAEQKMEA from the exons ATGGATTCCGGCTTAGACTTTACTGACACCCCCGTGAGCACTGGC ACCACCATTATGGCCGTCGAATTTGATGGAGGAGTCGTCATTGGAGCTGATTCCCGCACCAGCTCCGGAGCCTATGTCGCCAATCGAGTCACCGACAAACTGACTCGCATTACGGATAAGATCTACTGCTGCCGCAGCGGGTCCGCCGCCGACACACAGGCCATCGCAGACATTGTGGCCTACTCCTTGAACTACTACGAGAACCAGACCAATAAGGATGCGTTGGTTCATGAGGCAGCATCTGAGTTCCGTAACTTCTGCTACAACTACCGTGATTCTCTGCTCGCTGGAATTATTGTGGCCGGCTACGATGAAGAGCGCGGTGGCCAGGTGTACAGCATTCCGTTGGGCGGCATGCTCACCCGCGAGGCTTGCACCATCGGCGGCTCCGGCTCCAGCTTCATCTACGGTTTTGTCAGAGAGCACTACCGCCAGAACATGTCAAAGGAAGAATGCGTGGACTTCGTCAAGAAGG CGGTTCAGCACGCCATCTACCATGACGGCAGCTCAGGCGGAGTTGTGCGCATTGGCATCATTACTAAGGATGGCATCGAACGCCGCTTGTTTTACAACACGGAGTCCGGAGATCCCCAGGTCGCGGGCACAGCTAGTTTCATCGCCGCGGAGCAGAAAATGGAAGCCTAA
- the LOC6494420 gene encoding putative gustatory receptor 59b encodes MRRIAQIYNWYAVVVGMTSYVSTSANKGFRQTRISQAYALVLNLVVVIFLPMALWRAARFQSLAKWLPKFMWITPYVLYSVNYGVTFYTLISRSHRDAILMDLHVMVLKLNREFKRSGKQMDPILRRVFYIKSFTLSYLCWGYFLSVFIFQWGLTWKYFLDALLISTAYSILFCNTYFYFVSFWQIAKGFDLVNQQLVEIVAGRLDSRAEEIRSLWALHADLCRAIHRINRHYGPQMLFSRFDYFIFTVLNGYMGTVYSHFEDSEFWHKFYGACIFWIRSVDFFLNDYIWPVVTQYQRGPGIIHIEDDLTRELSSYLICKGSMKLNLRACGLYSVSTNLWLNMMGSIVVHTVLMAQFHLARS; translated from the exons ATGAGGAGGATAGCCCAAATATACAACTGGTACGCCGTGGTGGTCGGCATGACTTCGTACGTGAGTACCAGTGCCAACAAAGGATTTCGGCAGACAAGGATATCGCAGGCCTACGCCTTGGTCCTCAATCTGGTCGTCGTGATCTTCTTGCCGATGGCGTTATGGAGGGCAGCTCGTTTCCAGAGCCTGGCCAAGTGGCTGCCGAAGTTTATGTGGATTACGCCGTACGTCCTCTATTCGGTCAACTACGGCGTAACTTTCTACACGCTGATTTCAAGATCCCACCGGGACGCGATCTTAATGGACCTCCACGTCATGGTGTTGAAACTGAATCGCGAATTCAAGCGCAGTGGGAAGCAGATGGATCCCATCCTCCGCAGGGTCTTCTACATAAAATCCTTTACATtgtcgtacttgtgctggggctATTTTCTGTCGGTCTTTATTTTCCAATGGGGGCTGacttggaaatattttttggacgCTCTACTCATTAGCACGGCGTACAGCATCCTCTTTTGCAATACCTACTTCTACTTTGTGTCGTTCTGGCAAATCGCCAAAGGATTCGACTTGGTGAACCAGCAGCTCGTCGAGATTGTCGCTGGACGGCTGGATAGCCGGGCCGAGGAGATCCGCAGTCTGTGGGCTTTGCACGCGGATCTCTGCCGGGCCATACACCGGATAAACAGGCACTACGGGCCCCAAATGCTATTTTCCCGGTTCGATTACTTCATTTTCACCGTTCTGAACGGGTACATGGGCACGGTCTATTCCCATTTCGAAGACTCCGAGTTTTGGCACAAGTTCTATGGAGCGTGTATATTTTGGATACGCAGTGTGGACTTTTTCTTGAACGACTACATCTGGCCCGTGGTCACCCAGTACCAGAGGGGCCCAGGGATCATCCACATAGAGGATGACTTGACTCGGGAG CTGAGTTCCTACTTGATCTGTAAAGGAAGCATGAAGCTAAACCTACGGGCTTGTGGTCTGTACTCGGTTAGCACGAACCTGTGGCTGAATATGATGGGATCCATAGTGGTTCACACGGTACTAATGGCTCAATTTCATTTGGCCAGGAGCTAA
- the LOC6496170 gene encoding ubiquitin-fold modifier-conjugating enzyme 1, giving the protein MVDDSTRKTLSNIPLLQIRAGPREKDVWVQRLKEEYQSLIKYVENNKQSGSDWFRLESNKEGTKWFGKCWYMHELLRYEFDVEFDIPVTYPTTAPEIALPELDGKTAKMYRGGKICLTDHFKPLWARNVPKFGIAHAMALGLAPWLAVEIPDLIEKGIITYKEK; this is encoded by the exons ATGGTTGACGACAGCACCCGGAAGACACTCAGCAACATTCCCCTCCTGCAAATACGCGCAGGACCCCGCGAGAAGGATGTTTGGGTGCAGCGACTGAAAGAGGAGTACCAGTCTCTCATCAAG TATGTCGAGAACAACAAACAGTCGGGCAGTGACTGGTTCCGGCTGGAGTCCAACAAGGAGGGCACAAAGTGGTTCGGCAAGTGCTGGTACATGCACGAACTCCTCCGATACGAATTCGATGTTGAGTTTGACATTCCAGTGACGTATCCGACCACGGCTCCGGAGATCGCTCTGCCGGAGCTGGACGGGAAAACGGCGAAAATGTACCGGGGAGGCAAGATCTGCCTGACAGACCACTTCAAGCCGCTGTGGGCGAGAAACGTTCCCAAGTTCGGAATCGCTCATGCGATGGCGCTAGGA CTCGCCCCTTGGCTGGCCGTGGAGATTCCGGACCTCATCGAGAAGGGCATCATTACGTACAAGGAAAAGTAG
- the LOC6494419 gene encoding putative gustatory receptor 59b yields MLGITSYRLVNGRFRQSRITRAYAVIFNVLIVVVLPPVFLKVAKDAQVAHCFRKTLFIVPYVLYTVNYVVVVYILISRWYRDSVLVELQDLANKISRKIETADVKTSPDLGRLLCMKSFTLAYLTLSAMLWIPMAEGIWDMLSQLITIIAYCILNATTYLYFLSFWQVARGFDFINQQQERCDSEELLDLWALHSTLRRMASKINDIYGLQMLASRIDFIVFTIVFGYAGIIYSQSYFSMYKVFSVIVYWVRSLDFFLNDYISDLVSLYESQSNSSPNEFPSSKEMSAFLLYKTYSRSQLKVLGLYPANRNIWLRMVGFIICQSILLLQFYMILS; encoded by the exons ATGCTCGGCATAACTTCGTACAGATTGGTCAACGGCCGTTTTAGACAAAGCAGAATAACCCGGGCGTACGCCGTAATTTTCAACGTGTTGATCGTTGTCGTCCTGCCACCGGTCTTTCTGAAGGTGGCCAAGGATGCGCAAGTGGCTCACTGCTTCCGGAAGACCCTGTTTATAGTCCCCTACGTATTGTACACGGTGAACTATGTCGTCGTTGTGTACATTCTGATTTCCAGATGGTACCGGGACAGTGTGCTGGTGGAGCTGCAAGATCTGGCCAACAAGATAAGCCGGAAAATTGAAACAGCAGACGTGAAAACAAGCCCAGACCTTGGAAGGCTGTTGTGCATGAAGTCCTTCACTCTTGCGTACCTCACCCTGAGCGCTATGCTATGGATACCGATGGCGGAAGGTATCTGGGACATGCTTTCCCAATTGATTACCATCATTGCATACTGCATTTTGAATGCGACAACCTATTTGTACTTTTTATCCTTCTGGCAAGTGGCAAGGGGCTTTGACTTCATCAATCAGCAGCAGGAGAGGTGCGATTCCGAGGAGTTACTGGATCTCTGGGCtcttcactcaactcttcgtCGAATGGCCTCTAAAATCAACGACATCTATGGGCTCCAGATGCTCGCCTCCAGGATTGACTTTATTGTTTTCACCATTGTCTTTGGATACGCTGGAATCATTTACTCACAAAGCTACTTTTCCATGTATAAAGTGTTTTCAGTCATAGTGTATTGGGTTCGAAGCTTGGACTTCTTCCTCAACGACTACATATCCGATTTGGTGAGCTTGTATGAGTCTCAATCGAATTCCTCGCCCAACGAATTCCCAAGTTCCAAAGAG ATGAGCGCGTTCCTTCTCTACAAAACCTATAGCCGAAGTCAGTTGAAGGTCCTGGGACTTTATCCGGCAAACCGAAACATTTGGCTTCGGATGGTGGGCTTCATCATTTGCCAGTCCATACTTTTGCTGCAGTTCTATATGATTCTGAGTTAA
- the LOC6494421 gene encoding putative gustatory receptor 59b, with amino-acid sequence MAWQPALVKVYFWYSLAIGVTANRLVNRRFFTSKLTRTYVLVYNVITLVGFPIVLWASEGKFQVKMNYPVLILVTYRVRFIVAYIIVAYTILSRGFRDLAFLEMDPLLTKLYKEETRRGLSQISGSLRLLFYLKFTTIIWRCCTDSVFLFYAADGYSLANIVRFLFLSNCYNMLNVVSMSYFLSMWHVASGYECVNERLEKLSKSRPSRRGLKELHHLWSLHTDLTQTALRINRIYSPQMLASRVDCFVFGVVQGYWGVFFTFDLDTPKFCLVYGTMSYLMSSLDYYLIDHLCDLVGKYQNARRDAWSESRWTKESSAFVTYANSSKLELWTCGLYQVNRSLWFDMISGVLYYFVMLLQFHLALQKA; translated from the exons ATGGCCTGGCAGCCGGCTTTGGTGAAAGTTTACTTTTGGTATTCTTTGGCCATTGGAGTTACCGCCAATCGCCTAGTCAACCGGAGGTTCTTCACCTCAAAACTCACCCGCACTTACGTCTTGGTGTATAACGTCATCACGCTTGTTGGATTCCCGATAGTACTATGGGCCTCAGAGGGAAAATTCCAGGTGAAGATGAACTACCCCGTGCTCATTCTGGTTACCTACAGAGTGCGGTTCATTGTGGCCTACATCATAGTTGCGTACACGATATTATCGCGGGGATTTCGGGACCTGGCTTTTCTGGAAATGGACCCACTGCTCACCAAGTTGTATAAGGAAGAAACGCGTAGGGGTCTTAGCCAAATAAGTGGATCCCTTCGACTGTTGTTTTACCTGAAGTTTACTACCATCATTTGGCGTTGCTGCACCGACTCTGTATTCCTCTTCTACGCCGCCGACGGCTATAGTTTGGCCAACATTGTCCGATTTCTGTTTCTGAGCAACTGCTACAACATGTTGAACGTGGTCTCCATGAGCTATTTCCTCTCCATGTGGCACGTCGCCAGTGGGTACGAGTGTGTGAATGAGCGACTGGAGAAGCTCTCCAAGTCGCGACCATCTAGGAGGGGCTTGAAGGAGCTGCATCACCTCTGGTCCCTTCACACCGACCTCACCCAGACAGCGCTCCGAATAAACAGGATCTACAGCCCCCAGATGCTGGCCTCCCGGGTCGATTGCTTCGTGTTTGGCGTAGTCCAGGGCTACTGGGGCGTCTTCTTCACCTTCGACTTGGACACTCCCAAGTTTTGCTTGGTCTATGGGACTATGTCCTACTTAATGAGTTCCCTGGACTACTACCTCATCGACCACTTGTGTGACCTCGTTGGAAAGTATCAGAATGCGCGCAGGGATGCTTGGAGCGAGAGTCGCTGGACGAAAGAG TCTAGTGCCTTCGTGACCTACGCGAACAGCTCAAAGTTGGAACTCTGGACCTGCGGGTTGTACCAGGTCAACCGAAGTCTCTGGTTCGATATGATCAGTGGGGTCCTCTACTACTTTGTAATGCTGTTGCAGTTCCATTTGGCGCTACAAAAGGCCTAA
- the LOC6496169 gene encoding transcription factor grauzone, translated as MPCFLCTQPVDGAVGNIEFASGEADSLGLRKIVETHFWLRTGDSDSGYVCGACWEQLLLFHNFYLTVEQAHRVLEAAPPTEVVSATVVCEGDAIKTELAESVAASVKRRRGRIRKSEALISKDANDDLKCVLEQINLNEIKIEFPEADLTIADVLDDQDQHDFMPSDSCGSQIEEGIDDEEAKTERKRKVRGRPRGSARGRPRLAERRAKASAVPNLQKSQEFNDYIREHYKVQCPICATPMEGFSEMLVHVRREHNQRGFSVCCGRKFWKRGVLVDHLRRHQDPELFKCNICNRVMGQRRSLELHMRMHEIKTRGRLYQCEHCSKSFFSSVVCERHKLTHIPREQWQVKCTNCEKTFPTQYTMQQHVRLVHLNLYAKICDVCGKSIRGREALARHMEEHTGAPQTAIKCHLCDSKLTTKYGLARHIKMMHTAENLQPMQCELCLKISPSLQAHQHHIKYTHNTARTHQCPMCEKAFKRPNELKEHMTTHTGEVLYTCPHCPQTFNSNANMHAHRKKVHRKEWEEQRHQRLNRTHRSDTIISVSVRKTTEARQEAGATASGTEC; from the exons ATGCCGTGTTTTCTGTGCACACAGCCCGTGGATGGCGCCGTGGGCAACATCGAATTCGCCTCCGGCGAGGCTGATTCATTGGGCCTGCGGAAGATCGTCGAGACACACTTCTGGCTGCGG ACCGGTGATTCAGACAGCGGCTACGTGTGCGGGGCCTGCTGGGAGCAACTGCTGCTCTTCCACAATTTCTACCTGACGGTGGAGCAGGCCCACAGGGTCCTAGAGGCGGCTCCGCCTACCGAAGTCGTTTCAGCGACAGTGGTCTGTGAAGGCGATGCGATCAAGACGGAGCTAGCTGAGAGCGTGGCGGCATCTGTGAAACGCCGGAGGGGTCGTATCCGCAAGTCAGAAGCTCTCATTTCAAAAGATGCCAACGACGATCTGAAGTGCGTGCTGGAGCAGATCAACCTCAACGAGATCAAGATTGAGTTCCCCGAGGCGGATCTGACCATAGCCGATGTGCTAGATGACCAGGACCAACACGACTTCATGCCAAGCGACAGCTGCGGTAGCCAGATCGAAGAAGGGATCGACGACGAAGAGGCCAAGACTGAAAGGAAACGGAAGGTGCGGGGCCGTCCAAGGGGCTCCGCACGAGGAAGACCACGGCTAGCAGAACGCCGAGCCAAGGCATCAGCAGTCCCCAACCTCCAAAAGTCGCAGGAGTTTAACGACTACATCCGTGAGCACTACAAGGTTCAGTGCCCCATTTGTGCCACTCCAATGGAGGGCTTTTCGGAAATGTTAGTTCATGTGCGAAGGGAACACAACCAACGCGGCTTCTCGGTGTGCTGCGGTCGCAAGTTCTGGAAGCGGGGCGTGCTGGTCGACCACCTGCGCCGGCACCAGGATCCCGAGCTCTTCAAATGCAACATCTGCAACAGAGTGATGGGCCAAAGACGGAGCTTAGAGCTCCATATGCGAATGCATGAGATTAAGACACGAGGTCGCCTCTACCAATGCGAGCACTGCTCAAAGAGTTTCTTCAGCTCGGTGGTCTGTGAGCGGCACAAGCTGACTCACATTCCGCGCGAGCAATGGCAAGTGAAGTGCACCAACTGCGAGAAGAC CTTTCCGACGCAATACACAATGCAACAACACGTGAGGCTGGTCCACTTGAATTTATATGCCAAGATCTGCGATGTATGCGGAAAATCCATCCGGGGGCGGGAGGCCTTGGCCCGCCACATGGAAGAGCACACGGGCGCTCCGCAGACAGCCATAAAGTGTCACCTTTGCGACTCTAAGCTGACCACCAAATACGGACTGGCGCGGCACATCAAAATGATGCATACGGCCGAGAATCTGCAGCCCATGCAGTGCGAACTGTGCCTAAAGATTTCGCCCAGCCTGCAGGCGCATCAGCACCACATTAAGTACACACACAACACGGCCCGGACTCATCAGTGTCCTATGTGCGAAAAGGCCTTCAAGAGGCCCAACGAATTGAAG GAACACATGACCACCCACACGGGAGAAGTGCTCTACACCTGCCCCCATTGCCCGCAGACTTTTAATTCAAATGCGAACATGCACGCCCACCGCAAGAAGGTCCATCGCAAGGAGTGGGAGGAGCAACGACACCAGCGGTTAAATAGGACCCACAGATCGGACACTATCATTTCAGTTAGTGTGCGGAAAACCACAGAGGCCCGGCAGGAAGCAGGGGCCACTGCATCAGGCACCGAGTGCTAG
- the LOC116654734 gene encoding neuropeptide-like protein 31, translated as MRAAVVFVVVIFALLSVLEAVPAPQFGYGGYGGYPGGYGGYGGYPGGFGGGYPGFGGGFNRGFGGASAQASSSASASSGGFGGGFYG; from the coding sequence ATGCGTGCTGCCGTCGTGTTCGTTGTTGTGATTTTCGCACTCCTCAGCGTCCTGGAGGCTGTGCCCGCTCCCCAGTTCGGATACGGTGGCTACGGTGGATATCCCGGCGGCTATGGCGGATACGGTGGATACCCCGGCGGTTTCGGCGGTGGCTATCCCGGCTTTGGCGGCGGATTCAACCGCGGCTTTGGTGGCGCCAGTGCCCAGGCATCCTCCTCCGCCTCGGCCTCCTCCGGCGGCTTCGGCGGCGGATTCTACGGCTAA
- the LOC6494422 gene encoding putative gustatory receptor 59b translates to MNELIQSPRRDLEELKRLWSLHEALTRAALQINRIYSPQILATRLDTFVFAVVEIYWGTFFTFSFETPMYWLVYGGVTYCARLGDLFLIDYMCDLLVRCQSSAKDTWTECDWRKETSAFMTYVRSSKLELWTCGLYKADRSLWLQMIISIFNYFLVLLQFHLVLQKTSS, encoded by the exons ATGAATGAGTTGATTCAATCCCCCAGAAGAGATCTGGAGGAACTAAAGCGCCTCTGGTCTCTTCATGAGGCTCTGACCAGAGCAGCTCTGCAGATAAACAGGATATACAGCCCCCAGATACTGGCTACCCGACTGGACACCTTCGTTTTCGCCGTAGTTGAGATATATTGGGGAACGTTTTTTACATTCAGCTTCGAGACTCCCATGTATTGGCTAGTATACGGCGGAGTGACCTATTGCGCCCGCTTAGGAGACTTATTCCTCATCGACTATATGTGCGACTTGCTGGTCAGGTGCCAGAGCTCGGCCAAAGACACCTGGACCGAATGTGACTGGAGAAAGGAG ACGAGCGCCTTCATGACCTATGTCAGAAGCTCCAAGCTGGAGCTCTGGACTTGCGGACTCTACAAAGCTGATCGCAGCCTCTGGCTCCAGATGATTATCAGCATCTTTAACTACTTCTTGGTGCTCCTGCAGTTTCATTTAGTCCTACAGAAGACGTCCTCTTAA
- the LOC6494418 gene encoding monocarboxylate transporter 12: protein MDVQATRVVPDGGYGWVVVAAVALINMTNQSILSVFGQLFVGELRQMQGDTFTAALITNLNSLALNFSGLFIGPAIKSFKPRNVAATGCVLVWFGLTLCAFATQSWHFIVGYSFFVGFGLGLISPSTFMAINSYFTSKRGRAVGVSLAGAGLGQVLIPHLVRYLLENHGFRYAVLALSALSVTGLVGAMFLKPLNPTGKHNNHRHMRLLADADQADKHQSSSLQVVVVPASNQTKGEELIPKTETICGRLSQRLVQSMDLELLKDFVFWSIIIGMALVYTATVNFTMIFPGFLGQSAGFDSQVVAFCMSAVAGADIVCRLLLPIITDHLRIPYRVVFLLGTAGLFAARCILAQSKDLPIIIVMSVLIGVMKSATVLNNNLTISSHCRSEKLAGGLGLSMMSKGVIVISVGQMLGWVRDFADSYTICLYAQAVILLLVVLAWTPEILFRHRKQRRQRRTTTKSMETTVDGGEEVAKLNS from the exons ATGGATGTGCAGGCGACTCGTGTGGTTCCCGACGGCGGATACGGCTGGGTTGTTGTGGCCGCTGTGGCCTTGATCAAT ATGACCAACCAATCAATACTCTCGGTATTTGGTCAGCTGTTTGTGGGGGAGCTGCGCCAGATGCAAGGCGACACCTTCACAGCCGCCCTTATAACCAATCTCAACAGCCTGGCCCTGAACTTTTCCGGACTGTTTATCGGACCCGCCATTAAAAGCTTCAAGCCGCGCAATGTGGCCGCCACCGGGTGCGTGCTGGTCTGGTTTGGGCTGACACTGTGTGCCTTTGCCACCCAAAGCTGGCACTTCATAGTGGGCTACAGCTTCTTTGTGGGCTTCGGACTGGGCTTGATTTCCCCTTCCACCTTCATGGCTATCAACTCGTACTTCACCAGCAAGCGCGGCCGTGCTGTCGGCGTCTCTTTGGCGGGGGCGGGTCTTGGCCAGGTATTGATTCCCCACCTAGTGCGATACCTGCTGGAAAACCATGGCTTCCGGTATGCAGTCTTGGCGCTGTCGGCACTGTCAGTAACTGGG CTGGTGGGTGCCATGTTCCTGAAGCCCCTAAATCCCACGGGCAAGCACAACAACCATCGACACATGCGTCTCTTGGCTGACGCCGACCAGGCCGATAAGCACCAATCTAGTTCCCTGCAGGTCGTGGTGGTCCCTGCCTCTAACCAAACCAAGGGCGAGGAACTTATCCCCAAGACAGAAACAATTTGTGGCAGGTTAAGCCAGCGCCTGGTGCAGTCGATGGATCTGGAGCTGCTGAAGGACTTCGTCTTCTGGAGCATCATCATCGGCATGGCCCTCGTCTACACGGCCACTGTCAACTTCACGATGATTTTCCCCGGTTTCCTCGGACAATCGGCTGGCTTCGACAGCCAGGTCGTGGCCTTCTGTATGTCGGCAGTAGCAGGAGCCGACATTGTGTGTCGACTGTTGCTACCCATTATTACAGATCACTTGCGGATCCCTTACCGCGTAGTCTTCCTGCTTGGCACCGCCGGTCTCTTCGCCGCCCGCTGCATTTTGGCGCAAAGCAAGGACCTGcccatcatcatcgtcatgtCCGTTCTTATTGGAGTCATGAAGTCTGCCACTGTGCTCAACAACAATCTGACCATATCGTCCCATTGCCGCTCCGAGAAGCTGGCGGGCGGCCTGGGATTGAGCATGATGTCGAAGGGCGTAATAGTTATTTCAGTGGGGCAGATGCTGGGATGGGTCCGGGACTTTGCCGACTCGTACACTATCTGTCTTTATGCCCAGGCAGTCATACTGCTGCTGGTAGTGCTAGCGTGGACGCCAGAAATTCTCTTCCGCCACCGAAAGCAACGCAGGCAGCGACGCACTACCACAAAGTCAATGGAAACAACAGTAGACGGTGGCGAAGAGGTGGCCAAACTCAACTCATAA